CATGGTGGGATACACTGGGTTTGGGGCAGGGAATTCCCGACTTTTGTGGATGGACAGATAATATTCTCTGTAAGGTTTCtatgcctttttattttttgtggaaATCGTGTACCTGTAAAAAGccatattcatttattttaggATCCACGCAGTTGGCGCAAGACCTTTTTCATTATCGTTGGGTGGGCAAATAAAGTGGATTTTTACCCAAAGCTCAAATAGTAAGTATAGTGTAATGGTAATTTTCATATTAAgctttgtttataaatattattatggtttttaaattaaagtttataaactaatatttataaagttataaaATTTAGTTATAAAATTTGACTGTAAGTTTGTTTAATGTTTCTATGGTTTCTTATCCAATTTCTCTGTTGTTTATAGGTGCATTTATAGTTGCCAGGTTATTTGAAGATTGCTTCCCCAAAATGTAGTGTATTTAACTGTCCACAATGTCGCAATTTGTCATTAGCTAACTGGAGTGGGAACGGTTCGCAGTGATTTTCTTTATCGTTTGCGGTCCTCGGGCATTGTACAATGTGCCGTCTGTCGCCTGGGTgggattttggttttggtgcTGGCTTTGGACTTTGGGCTTTGGGCTCGGAGTTGgaactgaatctgaatctgagtcTGGATCTGGGCTAGGATTTGGGACGAACCCAAACAAACGGCCAATGCAGCTAATGCTGATTTCATTTGTTGTGCTCTCTGCTGGCAGGGTGGCAAATATTGTAAATGAGACTGCGACAAAATCATCAGACAAAGGCGGCAATGGAACAAAGCCCTGTGCTCCCTACACACGAATAAATATCCGTATATACATACGAATATTGGTAAAAAGCTGTTAACGAGAGACCCAGAAAAGGGGGCACAAAAAAAGGTATACGGCCTGAAAAACAAAGGGCCCCACAAAAAGACAAGAAGAGACAGCGAGGGGGTGGAGGCTGGGTGATAACCCCCTTTCAGCCtcaattgaaataattaagtGTCAAAATGGCGCCCACTCACATGGAGTGGGGGGACCGGGAATTgggcggaaatggaaatgatttTTCGTGAAAAGTGCTTGGCAGGAGTAAAGCCGGGCTTTTCTTTGCACCAACGCTATTTGGCGACGTAAAGTGTAAACAGTTTAAAGCAATTGCTGGCCCGGAGtgaagcagaaggaggagctgAAGCAGGAGCTGGAACTGAAGTTCTTGCCGGGATTAGGGGAGCACTGCACTTGACACGCCCGACTTGAGAAGGGTCGTTAAATACTTAACTATTGCGTGAGTCGTTTGGGGTTTTCGGTGCACAAAGAAGATTATTCTGGTAATGAGAATCCAGATAATGCCATCCGAAGAAGTCGCGGAGTGGGGGGAAATTAAGTTAGGATTTAAGTCGCAGAGAAATCGTAAAGTGAATTAGTGGCAGTGATGCTGCTTTTAAGTTTGCCGCACAGCTGCGTTAATTCCACTAGCTAagttaaatgtaaatgtattgAATTTAAGGGATATCTAACTATCATAGATGGAAAATCGACTTACTTTTAACTAATGGATTAGTAATGATAAGAGGTAGGATATGCAGAACATGAAATGCTTATTTAATACAATAGTTtcttaaacagttttaaaaGCTTATCGCCGTTTCTTCTACGTTTTAAAATGTTCCCAGCACTTTTCAGTAGCGTCTTCCTTGTGCGTGAGCACAATTATTCAATATCTCCTCTGAGCAGCGTCTTTGGCCGAGATTTCGCAATCTAAATAATTTGCCACAAGCAAACAAGCACTCCACTCTTATGGTACAAAATAAACACTTGGACATAGTAGTCCCCTCTTGCCTCTGTCGAACACGAAAACTTTGCCAATATACCGACAGCAGttccagttgccagtttgccgtttgcagtttgcagttcacagtttgcagttttcagCTTTCGGTGGGGAACGCCGTTCCCGGAAACTAATACCCCTCCCTGGCTCCCTGGCTCCCTGGCTCCATGGACCCAAACAACCTGTGCTGACCGCACGCATGCTAAAAGTGTGGTcttaccaccaccaccaccgcccaaTAGGTGGAGTGTTGGTGGTGATGGTTGGTGGTGCTCCGGTGACTTTGTGGCCCCGCAAAAAGTTCCGGGCCGGAGCGGAGCTGGTTGTTGTCGGCCGTTGTTTTTGACAGAAAATTGCTGGAAAACCTGTGCGGAGAATCTCCTGCTGCGAGCCAAGAAGCCAACAAGCCAAGAAACCAaggaagcagaagcagaagctgaaCAGAAGCTGAAGCAGAACCACTTCTCTGGGCCGCAACGCAGTTATGCAATCACAAAGTTGCTGCCATCGTCTTTGCCACTGATTGAAATTCCTTGGCCAGCTTTACGTTGCCCGCCTATAATCATTTTCAGCATCATCCGGCAAAAGGGGATCACAACTTGAACCAGGATAGTTTGCAGCCCAGTTgggattattattattattatcaaaaTCAGAAGCTCCGCCTGCATCGCAGCTGGATGTCCGTCATCTGCAACCAATATTGTCAGTGGCCAGATATTTATCTTCAGCTTCATATTATACCCTcaagatacatatatgtatgtatgccatatgtatttatttgtatgcaaatattcCAACGCATGTCAATATATTTCTGACactatttaataaatcaatttacaatcgagaattttttaatatataccCTTTCAGCTCTAGCCCCATATATTTGCAAGGGTATTAAGGGTTCTACTGTCTCAGAAAAACCATAAACCTTGCTctaattattgttgttgctgccaatACAATAAAGTCTGCTGCTCCTGAGCTTTCTGCCACAGACTTGCCAATATTTTGCTTCTGCATTTATATCAGCATTGCAATTGAGGTTTTTGATTAGTTTTTACTTCCTCATTGCAGTGGGGAGCCATTGATTGCGTATTCTTATTGTTGCCGAGTTGAGCGCTGGCTCGGAATGAAATCTTCTCCCTTTTAATATCTCGAGGATGTGCTGTATCCCCTTCACTGCAGGATTGGGGTGAAAAAGGCAATGATAATAAGCAGGGCAGCGCGTAGGGGGTACTTGTAGGTAtgtaacttttaaattaaatttaaactaaaaaaaaaaaaagattaacaaaaatactttatatcgtatcataaaataattaatatacatacattttgtaaaaacTGCTGTAATCTTACTACATTTCTACATGCGATGTTGTTTTATGTGTTGAATACTTTTGGGCCTTTCATTTTGTGCAGCTCCTCGGGATCTGTAAACAAATctatgtttattttccgagCTGTCTAATGTAACAAAGTCCTATTTGATTTCCCATTTTGGTCATTGTTCTGTATGCACCACAACTTCTCGCTTTTCCATAGACCGTTGATATTCCCTGCTTAGTTTTCCCAATGCCCCAAAGTTATGACTGTTTGGCTTGTAAGTACGTGCTGGCAACTTGCTCATTTTTCTGATTGAATAGATTTTCAGCTGGTTTCCTGTTTGTTTGCGGTTGTCGTCGCCTGGTAAGTGCTGGATTCTACTTTCTTTTTGTTGGCCTGCCTTTGGCCTGCCATTGGCACGTTGAAATCCCCGTCTAGACGAAGTGGGggcgcaaatatttgccggTCCTTTACCTGCACCTATTTGCTGTTTTTAAGGGGATTGATTTGCCAACCGCAGGTATTTCCGCCCATTAGCGGGTTAAGCGACATGGAAACTAACCCTTGTCAAGCGAAGAATGCGTTTATAACCTGGCTCTTGGCAGAGAGTTAggggaattttttttaagaagtTGGTAGGGAAAATTAACTAAGTGGTTCTGGAAAAGTAAATATAGCAGTGAAACCATTTATTTTCGGGGATTCCCATGCACTTCTCTGTGCAACTTCAATGTCATTCATTCGTTCCTGTggcttttctttcctttttttctgcaGTTCCGCCAGATTTTCCTCAAATGCACCCCCTTCATCTGGCCTTATCTTTGTGTGCTTTTGACACTTTTGCGTTCAGTTTTGTGTGACAAGTTTTCTGTGGTTCAGTGGGGCCACTTTACGGCATGTCAGCTTCATCTGCACCACCCCCCTTTACCACCGCTccacaaattttttttatggGGGCCAAGGGGCGGCGGCCTATTTCACACTTTTATAGAAAATTTTTGCCAATTGTCTGGCGAcgttttgctgttttctttttttgtctgTTCAGCTCGCTTCGGGTTTCCCCGCGCGTTGCGGAAGTTTGCGCAATTTCCAAAGcggaaatgcaattttcggTTCAGCTGCATTTGTCTcgcagtgccacgccccctctgcCCGCGGTCCGCCGCCCACTTGGGCGGCTTGCCAACACATCGTATATCAAATGCAGAGTTGGCAGCCCTGACAATGACATGCAGCGAGCAAACGTTCACGAATACCAAGCCCGACAAGGCCGACAGCTTTTTGGGGACAGTCGGGCGGTGCAGGGGGGTGGTGATGCAAGGGGGTGGTGGCGGATCACCCAATAGGTGGGGCCTTCGTAGGgcgccaaaaaaaagaaggggaaAAAATGGGCAAACTCCTGAAAATACCCGAAATCGGCCGCTGTTGTAGCGTGTGTCACGCCTTTTGTGGCCAGAACGGAGAATATATTGCACACGCTTTTTGCTCGTTTTGCGCCAAAGCTCTTTGTGCCGAAagtacttttatttatttgcatataaattattcaattgtTCCCTGGCTTATCTTTCTTGTCGGCTGGCTTCGGTTTCGTTCCGTGACCCAAACCTTTCACAACCTCCCTCTCTCGCAGCGGGGAGTCTATCAAAgaatgcatttgcaattgcattcgcaattgatttttgatatctgtgggcgtggcactgaacaatttttgatttacgATACTGAATTTGGCTCAAGTTGGCCAGAACGTACATACGTAAAATTGGCAGTGCGATTGGCAAAGTTTAAAGTGAGTTCGATTTGTTGTTGGTTAATTTGCTTTTGGGAATTTTGCTGAGCGCACTTCTTTAAGATTTATGGGTTAGCATTTAAGATAAACATTTTCTCAATAATTATAATTCGGTTTCGATGGGAGTTCATTTTCAGTtaagttaagaaaataattatgaCCCAGTTTCACAGTTTAAGTTCTATGCATACCTTACACTTTTTACATGAAATTGAAGTCGAAACGGTCATGGCTGAGATCATGATCTACCCAATAGAGTTTCAGTGGGTTCTGGCTCCTTGAACTTCCGATTGCCTATCGAGTTTtggtttccgtttccgttcgaCACGTGTGCTAAACTGTTTGTCGGCACGCCCATTCCCGCCGCCCCCAAACCCCCAAATGTCAAATGTCAACTGCAGCCTCGCAGTTCGCAATTCGCAGTTCCCAGTTCGCAGTTAGCAAAAAAACGTGCTCTTCGACTGGCTGTGCAAACATTTGCAAGACTGTTATTCTTCGCCTTCGGAAAACACGCTTCAATAACATTCAAAACTCGAGACGTGCGAGGCCTTGGCTTGTCACCGTGGAATACTCGTATCTCCTAATATCTGCTGGGCGCTACATGTGTTGTGAATTTATGAGCTGTCATATAAATCTTTGCACTTGGGCACCCTTATGCGATACGTGTGTGCCCCGAATTGGAGGGGCGTGGCGCCTGCTTGGGGGCTGATAAGAAATGGGGGATTCTGGCGGAACCCTTTTACGCTCATAAGTGGGggcatttttcatttgcctgcACGTTACTTAAGGAAATTCATAATTTTTATGCCAGGCCTAGGCCCTTCTAATTGGGTACAGTCTCGTCAGCGAACTAATGCCAGGGTTGTCACTctcatttgtttaattaatattgccCCAAGCAAAGCACTTGCTTGCCAACTGCCACATGTGCACTTTTCTTTGGGATGTCGGGCTTGTCAGCAATTTGCAAAGTGCTGCGTGGTCTGAGATTTTTCCCCTTCACAAATCCAAGAAGTCgcactttaaaataaaagatgAAATGCATATGTATAGGTATATGTGTggcttatatttatttgggcAATTTCATAGATACCTTGAatatagttttattaaatgctttgctttaaatactttatataaatAGACAATATTTACTATAGCATTATATTTTGGCACGCTTGTTCTCCGCTCTCCCTGCTTcagtttccatttcaatttccctGCGTCTCCGATGGCTCGGCCTGCTTGAGGGGATTCCCCTTGTCGTCGATCTCCATGGACGGCACCAAGGGGGGCTTGAATCCGTACTCCAGCTGCAGATTGCGCCCGAAGTCGGGACTGCGTTTTAGGGAGTGCCCGTTGCGCCATCGCTGGAACTCATCGAACTCGCTGGTGAGCGGGGAATCCCCCACGACGGAGCCGCCAGATGTCGTCGCTGGAACGGGGCCAATGTAGGACTTGAGCATTTGGGCGGGAGCCGAGGCCGCGGCGGTGGCCAGGTCGGCGGGCAGGGTGTTGTAGATGTAGCGGGATCCCTGCAACCAGGGCGAGCCCTGTGGCGGCGGTGGGGGTCGTAGGTCGAATTTCATGTCGGCCAAGCTGAAGGTGGCGACCTTGGGCGCCTCGCCCCTCACGGGCTTCACCGGTTgcttgatggccgccaccggTTTGCTCAACTTGACCGCTTTGGGGGAttgggggaggggggttttGGCGGTGAGCTGTGGCAGCAACTTCTTGAGCATGCGGGTGTAGTAGTTCTGCAGCACCTTCGGCGGAATGTGGGCCACGGAGTGGGACCAGGGCGTCAGGGAGTTGGGATGGGAGTAGTGGGGAAATGCCAGGGAGGAGTGTCCCGGCGGCATGGGCATGTGAATGGCCACGGGCACATGTATGGGAATTGCCATCGGGCGGTCCACAAACTTCTCCACAATCTTCTCCACATGCACGGGCTTCTCCACAATGCGCTCCACCTCCACGGGCACGTGCTTCTCGACGATCTTCTCCACCACCCGCTCCACGGGATATGGAACGGGATGCTCGACTATGGTCTCCACTGGATAGGGTCGATCCACGTAGTGCTCCACGTGGACAGGCACGGGCACAGGTTGTGGCACGGCATAGGGAATGGGTATGTGCTTCTCCACCACCTGCTTGACATGATGATCGTGGTCTTCATGTTTCTCCACGTGATATGGTTGCAGGTGGGAGTGGTCATGATGCTCCAGGTGATCTTGATGCAAGTGAGGCTCATGCTCCAGGTGATCTTGATGCAAGTGAGGCTCGTGCTCCAGCTGCGGCTCATGATGGACTATGTGGTGATCTTGGTGACTCTGATGCACCTGGTGTTGCTCTGGTTGCGTATAAACTGGTCCTAGGTGAGCCGTGGGTTCATTAGGTCCTGGAGCCGTGTGTCCGCGTCCGGAATGAGCTGTGTCCAAATGGATGGAGGCATGTGAGATGGCCACCTCCTGGGGCGAACTATCGTACTCCACGTGAATGGGATTTTTGGCCAGAGATGCATAATTCTTGGGAGGATCAGGTGCCTGCGTCAGGTGGTTCTGCAGATATGGCTGGGGGTAGATGGTCTCGTGCTGCTCCACCAGTCTGCCATCCTTCTCCGTGATTAGCTTGTTGTGGATGTTCACGGACTTCTGCACCTCCACGAAGGTGTATGGACTGGACTTCTTTGGAGCTGGAGCCGGGGCCGGAGCATGTTGGATGTGGTGCTGGGAGGGTTCGGCATGAGCCTCTGCCACGTAGTTATGGGGAGACGGGTGATTCACCGTGATCTGGACTCCTGGCTCgagtggcgtatgcgcaatgggTGGCGCCGACGAGGCATGGGGTGGACTTGGGGTGTTCAAGGTCACAAACACCAGACTATTTGGGGTGGCGGAAACGGGCGTGGGACCTGCGTAGCCCGAGTATTGCTGGACATCCGGCGAGGGCGAGGATATGGCCTTGGTGTGCAGCAACTccgactgctgctgcggctgcggctgcttctGCTCTTGTGGAATCACCTGGCTGAGCTCCTGTTGGTAGGTCAACTGGGCAGCAGGTTGCACAAATTGGCCGGCGTAGCCTCCTTCCTGCGGCGTCCGTGGACTCGGGCGCTGGGGAGGAGTCTGCACCTCGTAGTGGAAACTGCCCTTCGGAAGGGGCCCGTCGCCACTGCCCGAGACAATGGGATTGAAGCTCTTGAGGAATTGCCGCGAGGGTGCCTCCTGACTGGGATGGTGCTGCTGGAACCTCTGCTCACTGTGCGCCTGGAAGTGATCCAAGGCCTGCTGCGGAGCCTGCGGCTGGGGCTCCTTGGGTGCCTGGAAGAATGAGTAATATGCGTATTATCATTTGGGATTCACCAATGCAATCCTACCTTTGCCTCTGCCTGCTGAGGCTTGCCCAGTGGTCCGTCGTGCACAATGTGCACATTGATCTCCTGATCCTGGCCGGGACCCTTCTGGTTGGCATAGCTCTCGATGCCATTGAAAGCTGGAGCTGGCACTCGCTGCTGGTAGGCCTCTCTGCCCACATGGCGTGTCTCCGCTATCTGGTTATCATTGATCTCCTGTCCCTCTTCCAGCTCCGCATCGGGTTCGCCCAGGATCACAATGGGAGAGCTTTCCGCCGCCACCAGAGTCTCGTTGTCATCGCCCTCCGGTTGGAGCAGCACGCTGGGCAGCACTGGAGCCGCCACAGCAGCGCGATTGATCCTGAGCAGCTCGTCTCGGGAAATGTGGTTACTGCCGTCTCGGAAGCCCGGATCCCTAATGTGCTCCACCACGATCTCCGTGTGTCCTGGTCCCAACTCCCGGCGGTATTCCTTCGTCACGGTCGTTTGGTAACTGTAGTAGGTGGCATTCGGAGCTGCTGGCTCCGTTGGCTTTTCAGTGGTGGCTGCCTCCGTGGTGCTGAC
This sequence is a window from Drosophila teissieri strain GT53w chromosome 2R, Prin_Dtei_1.1, whole genome shotgun sequence. Protein-coding genes within it:
- the LOC122614442 gene encoding uncharacterized protein LOC122614442 — encoded protein: MWPHRHQRHLLTAAATLCCLLGIIVQPVLSDESPVLTSPSTPPSSSSAADLPQNFTADAAAATEALSDSSGKELNKQPAGQLIREVIQGPNLADEVRGDLDLESELKREREREAPTVEVATEAEFVGVPGFLPTVLPFKDSDSPTNGHGYIQFEINDELPVEVARRQRPIEQTVTRSRTETVNEVLSNLFPKGFSDIFRFSGNTESSTTTSTTTNKAVVRPTVVDVVSTTEAATTEKPTEPAAPNATYYSYQTTVTKEYRRELGPGHTEIVVEHIRDPGFRDGSNHISRDELLRINRAAVAAPVLPSVLLQPEGDDNETLVAAESSPIVILGEPDAELEEGQEINDNQIAETRHVGREAYQQRVPAPAFNGIESYANQKGPGQDQEINVHIVHDGPLGKPQQAEAKAPKEPQPQAPQQALDHFQAHSEQRFQQHHPSQEAPSRQFLKSFNPIVSGSGDGPLPKGSFHYEVQTPPQRPSPRTPQEGGYAGQFVQPAAQLTYQQELSQVIPQEQKQPQPQQQSELLHTKAISSPSPDVQQYSGYAGPTPVSATPNSLVFVTLNTPSPPHASSAPPIAHTPLEPGVQITVNHPSPHNYVAEAHAEPSQHHIQHAPAPAPAPKKSSPYTFVEVQKSVNIHNKLITEKDGRLVEQHETIYPQPYLQNHLTQAPDPPKNYASLAKNPIHVEYDSSPQEVAISHASIHLDTAHSGRGHTAPGPNEPTAHLGPVYTQPEQHQVHQSHQDHHIVHHEPQLEHEPHLHQDHLEHEPHLHQDHLEHHDHSHLQPYHVEKHEDHDHHVKQVVEKHIPIPYAVPQPVPVPVHVEHYVDRPYPVETIVEHPVPYPVERVVEKIVEKHVPVEVERIVEKPVHVEKIVEKFVDRPMAIPIHVPVAIHMPMPPGHSSLAFPHYSHPNSLTPWSHSVAHIPPKVLQNYYTRMLKKLLPQLTAKTPLPQSPKAVKLSKPVAAIKQPVKPVRGEAPKVATFSLADMKFDLRPPPPPQGSPWLQGSRYIYNTLPADLATAAASAPAQMLKSYIGPVPATTSGGSVVGDSPLTSEFDEFQRWRNGHSLKRSPDFGRNLQLEYGFKPPLVPSMEIDDKGNPLKQAEPSETQGN